Proteins from a single region of Deltaproteobacteria bacterium:
- a CDS encoding thiamine pyrophosphate-binding protein — MNVESDPNSIARQRAARAAAIAAAGGLEAALAAGVISQRIDTTLAEAIVLGLLRQGVRTFLCVLGHGSTEIGEVLRLYEQAGLVRTCGVRHETAAAHAATALRWVTGEKAAVMTSIGPGALQAMAGALAAASDGIGVWHLYGDETTQDEGPNMQQIPKPEQQLYLRVCATMGEAYCLHTPEAVGTALRRGLNAVDHPHRAGPFYLLLPLNTQPSVLGAFNLDELPAGAPPRLGAAADGGAYAQAAAALRAATRVVVKVGSGARSAGAELLELLELVDGVAVTSPLVSGVIPYHHPRNMTVGGSKGSISGNFAMAEADLLVAVGTRFVCQSDCSRTGYPRVQRVINVNTDVAAAMHYGKTIALIGDAAPTLRRLLEELRRLAPAGSAGESEWLVACSRQRRRWEAFKAERYQTPCLFDEVWKRAVLTQPAAIKAATDWARAHNVVTFFDAGDVQANGFQIVEDDRLGRTFTETGASYMGFGVSALLATALAARPFYGLAISGDGSFTMNPQILIDGVTHGARGCILLLDNRRMGAISGLQEAQYGASHATSDAVAVDYLAWARAIRGVAAFDGGRSPQALVAALDQARAHDGLSLIHVPVYYGPDPLGGLGAHGRWNVGNWVQATQALRHEIGL, encoded by the coding sequence ATGAACGTCGAGAGCGATCCCAATTCCATCGCCCGCCAGCGCGCCGCGCGCGCCGCGGCGATCGCGGCGGCCGGCGGCCTCGAGGCGGCGCTGGCAGCCGGCGTCATTTCGCAGCGGATCGATACCACCCTGGCCGAGGCGATCGTGCTGGGCTTGCTACGCCAAGGCGTGCGGACTTTTCTGTGCGTGCTCGGCCACGGTTCGACGGAGATCGGCGAGGTGCTGCGCCTCTACGAGCAGGCCGGACTGGTGCGCACCTGCGGCGTGCGCCACGAAACGGCGGCGGCGCACGCAGCTACGGCGTTGCGCTGGGTGACCGGCGAAAAGGCCGCGGTGATGACCTCGATCGGGCCGGGGGCGCTGCAGGCGATGGCGGGCGCGCTCGCCGCCGCCAGCGACGGCATCGGTGTCTGGCACCTCTACGGCGACGAGACGACGCAGGACGAAGGCCCCAACATGCAGCAGATCCCCAAGCCCGAGCAGCAGCTTTACTTGCGAGTGTGCGCGACCATGGGCGAGGCGTACTGCTTGCACACGCCCGAGGCCGTCGGCACCGCGCTGCGCCGCGGCTTGAACGCGGTCGATCACCCGCATCGCGCCGGGCCGTTCTATCTCTTGCTGCCGCTCAACACGCAGCCGAGCGTGCTCGGCGCGTTCAATCTCGACGAGCTACCGGCCGGCGCGCCGCCGCGTCTCGGCGCCGCGGCCGACGGCGGCGCCTACGCCCAAGCGGCGGCGGCCCTCCGCGCGGCCACGCGCGTCGTCGTCAAGGTCGGCAGTGGCGCGCGCTCTGCCGGCGCCGAGTTGCTCGAACTGCTCGAACTCGTTGACGGTGTGGCGGTGACCAGCCCGCTGGTCTCCGGCGTGATCCCGTATCACCACCCGCGCAACATGACGGTGGGCGGCTCCAAAGGCTCGATTAGCGGCAACTTCGCGATGGCGGAAGCCGATCTGCTGGTAGCCGTCGGCACGCGCTTCGTCTGTCAGTCCGACTGCTCTCGCACCGGTTATCCACGAGTGCAGCGGGTCATCAACGTCAACACCGATGTCGCGGCCGCGATGCATTACGGCAAGACGATCGCGCTTATCGGCGATGCGGCGCCCACACTGCGCCGGCTGCTCGAAGAGCTGCGGCGCTTGGCCCCGGCTGGCAGCGCCGGCGAGTCCGAGTGGCTGGTCGCGTGCAGCCGGCAGCGCCGGCGCTGGGAGGCGTTCAAGGCCGAGCGCTACCAGACCCCGTGCCTGTTCGACGAGGTGTGGAAGCGAGCCGTGCTGACGCAGCCGGCCGCCATCAAAGCCGCCACCGACTGGGCGCGCGCCCACAACGTGGTCACGTTCTTCGACGCCGGCGACGTGCAAGCCAACGGCTTTCAGATCGTCGAGGACGATCGGCTCGGCCGTACCTTCACGGAAACCGGCGCCAGCTACATGGGCTTTGGCGTCTCCGCATTGCTCGCCACTGCGCTGGCGGCGCGACCGTTCTACGGCCTTGCCATCAGTGGCGACGGATCGTTCACGATGAACCCGCAGATCCTCATCGACGGCGTGACGCACGGCGCGCGCGGCTGCATCCTGCTGCTCGACAATCGCCGGATGGGCGCCATCTCCGGGCTGCAAGAGGCGCAGTACGGCGCCTCGCATGCGACCAGTGACGCGGTCGCCGTCGACTATCTCGCCTGGGCTCGCGCGATCCGTGGCGTCGCCGCCTTCGACGGCGGCCGATCCCCGCAAGCGCTGGTCGCGGCGCTTGATCAAGCGCGGGCGCACGACGGCCTCTCGCTGATCCACGTACCGGTGTACTACGGCCCCGATCCGCTCGGCGGCCTCGGTGCGCACGGCCGCTGGAACGTCGGCAACTGGGTGCAGGCCACGCAAGCGCTACGGCATGAGATTGGATTGTGA
- the ilvE gene encoding branched-chain-amino-acid transaminase: MQIYIDGEWHSRETAKVSVFDHGLLYGDGIFEGIRVYNRRIFRLEAHLERLYASARALALDIALPQEQMHALVRQAVARNRQEDGYIRLVVTRGAGDLGIDPRTCAKPTVIIIVTDIKVYPRELYAGGVQVITSATRQVSHEAFDPRVKSLNYLKNVLAKIDAQRAGAHEAILLNSAGFVAECTADNLFVIRGGRLLTPSPQDGALEGITRGAILELAVEAGLAAAEARLTRYDLYTADECFLTGTGAELMPVAAVDGRPIADGKPGPITRRLTEAFHALVRHEGDPVW, encoded by the coding sequence ATGCAGATCTACATCGACGGCGAATGGCATTCTCGCGAGACCGCCAAGGTCTCGGTCTTTGATCACGGGCTGCTCTATGGCGACGGCATCTTCGAAGGCATCCGGGTGTATAATCGCCGCATCTTCCGGCTCGAGGCCCACCTCGAGCGGCTCTACGCTTCCGCCCGGGCGCTGGCGTTGGACATCGCTCTGCCGCAGGAGCAGATGCACGCGCTGGTGCGCCAGGCCGTCGCCCGCAATCGCCAGGAAGACGGCTACATCCGGCTGGTCGTCACGCGCGGCGCCGGCGATCTCGGTATCGATCCGCGTACCTGCGCCAAACCGACGGTGATCATCATCGTCACCGACATCAAGGTCTACCCGCGCGAGCTGTACGCCGGCGGCGTGCAAGTGATCACGTCGGCGACGCGTCAGGTATCGCACGAGGCCTTCGACCCGCGGGTGAAGTCGCTCAACTACCTGAAGAACGTGCTCGCCAAGATCGACGCGCAGCGGGCCGGCGCCCACGAGGCGATCCTACTCAACAGCGCCGGCTTCGTCGCCGAATGCACCGCGGACAACCTGTTCGTGATCCGCGGCGGCCGGCTGCTGACACCCTCACCGCAAGACGGCGCCCTCGAAGGCATCACGCGCGGTGCGATCCTGGAGCTGGCCGTCGAAGCCGGCCTGGCCGCCGCCGAGGCGCGGCTGACGCGCTACGACCTCTACACCGCCGACGAATGTTTCCTCACCGGCACCGGCGCCGAGCTGATGCCGGTGGCCGCGGTGGATGGCCGGCCCATCGCCGACGGCAAGCCCGGCCCGATCACGCGCCGCTTGACCGAGGCGTTCCACGCCCTCGTGCGTCACGAGGGCGATCCCGTCTGGTGA
- a CDS encoding thioesterase family protein has protein sequence MGDLAADTAIDGRDGHYRASLARDWEIWGPNGGYLAAIALRAAGASTGLRRPASFACHYLSVAEFDEVELHVTTLRASKRAASLRVSMTQQARPILEAVVWVVGDVAGLEHDTAQMPPVPPPSELKAVEDLLSPEDRKASYPFWQNLEARPIDWVHWNQRAPGPPVWREWYRFRPRAVFDDPFVDAARALVLIDTMLWPATCRAYAGVLPYVAPNLDVAVQFHRAAAACEWLLCDAAAPVAAHGLIGGQSSVWSADGQLLASGGGQLLCRPRPAS, from the coding sequence ATGGGCGACCTAGCGGCAGATACGGCGATCGACGGACGCGATGGGCATTACCGGGCAAGCCTCGCGCGCGACTGGGAGATCTGGGGACCGAATGGCGGCTACCTTGCGGCGATTGCGCTGCGGGCCGCAGGAGCCTCGACCGGACTGCGCCGGCCCGCGAGCTTTGCATGTCACTATCTGAGTGTGGCGGAGTTCGACGAGGTGGAGCTGCATGTGACCACGTTACGCGCCAGCAAGCGCGCGGCCTCGCTGCGCGTGTCGATGACACAGCAAGCGCGCCCGATCCTGGAGGCCGTGGTCTGGGTCGTCGGCGATGTGGCCGGACTCGAGCATGATACGGCGCAGATGCCGCCGGTCCCTCCCCCGAGCGAACTCAAGGCCGTCGAGGACTTGCTTTCGCCGGAGGACCGCAAAGCCTCGTACCCGTTCTGGCAGAATCTCGAGGCTCGCCCGATCGACTGGGTGCATTGGAACCAGCGCGCGCCCGGCCCACCGGTGTGGCGCGAGTGGTACCGCTTTCGGCCGCGCGCCGTCTTCGACGATCCTTTCGTTGACGCCGCCCGCGCGCTGGTGCTGATCGACACCATGTTGTGGCCGGCGACCTGTCGGGCGTACGCCGGCGTACTGCCGTACGTCGCCCCGAATCTCGACGTCGCCGTGCAATTTCACCGCGCCGCTGCCGCCTGCGAATGGCTGCTGTGCGATGCCGCCGCGCCGGTTGCGGCTCACGGACTGATTGGAGGGCAATCGTCGGTCTGGTCCGCCGACGGCCAGCTGCTGGCCTCGGGCGGCGGTCAATTGCTCTGCCGCCCCCGGCCCGCAAGCTGA
- a CDS encoding PAS domain-containing protein encodes MNCLADAVVLIDTGGQLTLVNPAAEQLLGRAQAQLLGRPCAEVFRPTPAVAQMVERTLASGQTQARSEDLRPERARNVPVRLHTSAIWDEHHGRIRGVVLTIHDLSYQRTLEEDARRREHVAQLSTLVAGVAHEVKNPLGGIKGAAQLLAQRLGDRPDLREYTAVIERETNRLSQMVDELLLLGAPRPSELAPLNIHKVIQEVLALLQPELAAGGINRREEFDPSLPAARGDAAQLTQVLLNLMKNAIEAMRGAPAGAGHCLTVVTRMETDFHLMRDQDGSGQLLRIEIGDSGPGLTAAARARLFEPFYSTKPRGTGLGLAICQRLMAAQGGSLRVDNAARGGAVATLNLPLAR; translated from the coding sequence TTGAACTGTCTCGCCGATGCGGTGGTGCTGATCGATACCGGCGGTCAACTCACGCTCGTCAATCCGGCGGCAGAACAGCTCCTCGGCCGTGCCCAGGCGCAGTTGCTGGGCCGCCCGTGCGCTGAGGTCTTTCGCCCGACTCCGGCAGTGGCGCAGATGGTGGAGCGGACGCTGGCCAGTGGGCAGACCCAAGCGCGCAGCGAAGACCTGCGCCCCGAGCGTGCTCGCAACGTACCCGTACGCCTGCACACCTCGGCCATTTGGGACGAGCATCACGGCCGCATCCGCGGCGTGGTGTTGACTATCCACGACCTCAGCTACCAGCGCACGCTGGAGGAAGACGCCAGGCGCCGCGAGCACGTGGCCCAGCTAAGCACGCTGGTGGCGGGGGTGGCGCACGAGGTGAAGAACCCGCTCGGCGGCATCAAGGGTGCCGCGCAGTTGCTCGCCCAGCGCCTCGGCGATCGCCCGGATTTGCGCGAGTACACCGCGGTGATCGAACGCGAGACTAACCGGCTCAGCCAAATGGTGGACGAGTTGCTGCTGCTCGGCGCCCCGCGTCCCTCCGAGCTGGCGCCGCTCAACATCCACAAAGTGATTCAAGAAGTCCTGGCGCTGCTGCAGCCCGAGCTGGCGGCCGGCGGCATCAACCGGCGCGAGGAGTTCGATCCCAGCTTGCCCGCGGCCCGCGGCGACGCGGCGCAGCTGACGCAGGTATTGCTCAACCTGATGAAGAACGCGATCGAGGCCATGCGCGGCGCGCCCGCCGGCGCCGGCCACTGCCTCACGGTCGTCACCCGCATGGAAACCGACTTCCACTTGATGCGCGATCAAGACGGCAGCGGGCAGTTGCTGCGCATCGAGATCGGCGACAGCGGCCCGGGCCTGACGGCGGCGGCGCGCGCGCGCCTATTCGAGCCGTTCTACAGCACCAAACCGCGCGGCACCGGTCTCGGCCTGGCGATCTGCCAGCGACTGATGGCCGCCCAGGGCGGCTCGCTCCGCGTCGACAACGCTGCCCGCGGCGGCGCCGTGGCCACGCTCAATCTGCCGCTGGCGCGCTGA
- a CDS encoding sigma-54-dependent Fis family transcriptional regulator — MDTPATILIADDEESIRWVLHEALAADGHRVITAGDGEAALAQLNSGTIDLALVDIKMPDLDGLELLSRARAAGTSAPIIIMTAQNTMAHAIEAMKRGAYDYVTKPFELDEVRALTQRALEMRRLSSELNRLGREMRRRFELGVEIIGKTPVMLEIYKTIGRVAPTDATVLIHGESGTGKELIAKAIHYHSPRWSGTFMALNCSAIPRELLESELFGHERGAFTGAHEQRPGKFEIAAGGTLFLDEVGDMPLELQVKLLRVLQEKELTRVGGRELIKTDCRIIAATNQDLERAIQQGRFREDLYFRLKVVPIAVPPLRERRPDIPELIAFFLEKVNRELGTNITGVSPEARAILVRHHWPGNVRELENTLVRAAVLAPGPTLMPRDLALAAGTDPAPAYDSLSLEEVVRHKLAEYFHQTRGVELTDLHALIMGRIERPLIELVLERARGNQLKAAAMLGINRNTLRKKLTDLKIEVKKTGPAEP, encoded by the coding sequence ATGGACACCCCCGCCACCATTTTGATTGCCGACGACGAGGAGTCGATCCGCTGGGTGTTGCACGAGGCGCTGGCGGCCGATGGCCACCGCGTGATCACCGCCGGTGACGGCGAGGCGGCGCTGGCGCAGCTCAACAGCGGCACCATCGACCTGGCGCTGGTCGACATCAAGATGCCCGACCTCGACGGTCTGGAGTTGCTCAGCCGCGCGCGCGCCGCCGGCACCAGCGCCCCGATCATCATCATGACCGCCCAGAACACCATGGCCCACGCCATCGAGGCGATGAAGCGGGGGGCTTACGACTACGTCACCAAGCCCTTCGAGCTCGACGAGGTGCGCGCCCTGACCCAGCGCGCGCTGGAAATGCGGCGGTTGAGCAGCGAACTCAACCGGCTCGGCCGTGAGATGCGGCGGCGTTTCGAGCTGGGCGTCGAGATCATCGGCAAGACGCCGGTGATGCTGGAAATCTACAAGACCATCGGCCGGGTGGCACCCACCGATGCCACGGTCCTGATTCACGGCGAGAGCGGCACCGGCAAGGAGCTGATCGCCAAGGCGATCCATTACCACTCGCCGCGCTGGAGCGGGACCTTCATGGCCTTGAACTGTTCGGCGATTCCGCGCGAGCTGCTGGAAAGCGAACTCTTCGGCCACGAACGCGGCGCCTTCACCGGCGCCCACGAACAGCGGCCCGGCAAGTTCGAGATCGCCGCCGGCGGCACGCTGTTCCTCGATGAAGTCGGCGACATGCCGCTCGAGCTGCAGGTCAAGCTCCTGCGCGTGCTGCAGGAAAAGGAACTCACGCGCGTCGGCGGCCGCGAGCTGATCAAGACCGATTGCCGGATCATCGCCGCCACCAACCAGGATCTCGAGCGGGCGATCCAGCAGGGACGGTTTCGCGAGGATCTATACTTCCGCCTCAAGGTGGTTCCCATCGCCGTGCCGCCGCTGCGCGAGCGCCGCCCGGACATCCCCGAGCTGATTGCGTTCTTCCTCGAGAAGGTCAATCGCGAGCTCGGTACCAACATCACCGGGGTGTCGCCGGAGGCGCGGGCGATCCTGGTGCGACATCATTGGCCGGGCAACGTGCGCGAGCTGGAGAACACCCTGGTGCGCGCGGCCGTGCTGGCGCCGGGCCCGACGCTGATGCCGCGTGATCTGGCGCTGGCCGCCGGCACCGACCCGGCGCCAGCCTACGACAGCTTGTCGCTGGAAGAAGTTGTCCGGCACAAGCTGGCGGAGTACTTCCATCAAACCCGCGGGGTCGAGCTGACCGATCTGCACGCGCTGATCATGGGGCGCATCGAGCGCCCGTTGATTGAGTTGGTGCTCGAACGCGCCCGCGGCAATCAATTGAAAGCGGCGGCCATGCTCGGCATCAACCGCAACACCTTACGCAAGAAGCTCACCGACCTGAAGATCGAGGTCAAGAAGACCGGCCCGGCCGAGCCCTGA
- the thiE gene encoding thiamine phosphate synthase, with protein MTRTPRACCLPSQLYPIIDTLGDPERSPVALAEAMLAAGVRLLQLRVKDQPTWRFVELARAVQARAAAGGATLIINDRADIALLAGAGGVHLGQEDLPPAQARRLLGPAAIIGVSTHNLAQAQAAAAEGVADYLGFGPIYATTSKSRPDPVQGLAGLRQVRAGVALPIVAIGGITRATMAEVLAAGADAVAVIGDIVRAPDVRARVEEFLAQLAASRGA; from the coding sequence ATGACCCGCACGCCGCGCGCCTGCTGCCTGCCGTCGCAGCTCTACCCGATCATCGACACGCTCGGTGATCCCGAGCGCTCGCCGGTGGCGCTGGCCGAGGCCATGCTGGCGGCGGGTGTGCGTTTGCTCCAGCTGCGCGTCAAGGACCAGCCCACCTGGCGCTTTGTCGAGCTCGCACGGGCGGTGCAAGCACGCGCGGCCGCCGGCGGGGCCACGCTCATCATCAATGACCGGGCCGACATCGCGCTCTTGGCCGGTGCCGGCGGTGTGCACCTCGGGCAAGAGGACTTGCCGCCGGCCCAGGCGCGACGGCTGCTCGGGCCGGCGGCCATCATCGGAGTCTCGACCCACAATCTGGCGCAAGCCCAAGCCGCGGCCGCCGAGGGCGTTGCCGATTATCTCGGTTTCGGGCCGATCTACGCCACGACCAGCAAGAGCCGACCGGACCCGGTACAGGGGCTGGCCGGGCTGCGCCAAGTGCGCGCTGGCGTTGCGCTGCCGATCGTGGCCATTGGCGGCATCACGCGCGCCACCATGGCGGAGGTGCTGGCCGCCGGTGCCGACGCGGTGGCGGTGATCGGCGACATCGTTCGCGCCCCTGATGTGCGGGCGCGGGTAGAGGAATTCCTGGCGCAGCTGGCGGCTAGCCGAGGCGCCTGA
- the dnaB gene encoding replicative DNA helicase — translation MAVLEDNLRKLPPQNLEAEEAVIGGILLDNTALDRALELLRPEDFYRESHRKIMRAVLELSERSEPIDLITLTDVLKARNQLPEVGGAAYLSELADKIPTAANIAYYARLVKEKAILRSLIQTATDIATRGYESQADVEQFLDEAEHKIFEISERKVRPTFFRIRDIMVDSMRAIEQLYERKELVTGVPTGFHDLDKMTAGLQPADLVIVAGRPSMGKTAFALNVAAYAAMNANTGVAVFSLEMSKEQLVLRLLCSEARVDQSKVRAGFAAERDFPRLALAASRLADAPIYIDDTPALSVLELRAKARRLKRDRDSKLGLVVVDYLQLMRGHGSGDSREQEISSISRSLKGLAKEINVPVVALSQLNRQVEQRGDKRPVMADLRESGAIEQDADVIAFLYRPIVYDKNAEDRAAEVIIAKQRNGPIGTAPLTFMSEYTRFENRAEDDVSFGTDAEEL, via the coding sequence ATGGCTGTGCTGGAAGACAACCTGCGCAAGTTGCCGCCCCAAAACCTCGAGGCCGAAGAGGCCGTGATCGGCGGCATCCTGCTCGACAATACCGCGTTGGACCGGGCGTTGGAGTTGCTGCGGCCGGAGGATTTTTATCGCGAAAGCCACCGCAAGATCATGCGCGCCGTGCTCGAACTGAGCGAGCGCAGCGAACCGATCGACCTGATCACCCTCACCGACGTGCTCAAGGCGCGCAACCAGCTGCCCGAGGTCGGCGGCGCCGCTTACCTGTCCGAGCTGGCGGACAAGATCCCGACCGCGGCCAACATCGCGTATTACGCACGCTTGGTGAAAGAGAAGGCGATCCTGCGCAGTCTGATTCAGACCGCCACCGACATCGCCACCCGCGGCTACGAGTCGCAGGCCGACGTCGAGCAGTTCCTCGACGAGGCCGAGCACAAGATCTTCGAGATCTCCGAGCGCAAGGTGCGCCCGACGTTCTTCCGCATCCGCGACATCATGGTCGACTCGATGCGCGCCATCGAACAGCTCTACGAGCGCAAGGAGCTGGTCACCGGTGTGCCCACGGGCTTCCATGATCTCGACAAGATGACCGCGGGCTTGCAGCCGGCCGACCTGGTCATCGTCGCCGGCCGCCCGAGCATGGGAAAGACCGCCTTTGCCTTGAACGTCGCTGCCTATGCGGCGATGAACGCCAACACCGGCGTCGCCGTCTTCTCGCTGGAGATGTCGAAGGAGCAACTGGTGCTGCGTTTGCTCTGCTCGGAGGCCCGCGTCGATCAGTCCAAGGTGCGCGCCGGCTTTGCCGCCGAGCGCGATTTTCCGCGGCTGGCATTGGCCGCCAGCCGGCTGGCCGATGCGCCGATTTACATCGACGACACGCCGGCGCTCAGCGTCTTGGAGCTGCGGGCCAAGGCCCGCCGCCTCAAACGCGATCGCGATTCCAAACTCGGCTTGGTGGTGGTGGACTACCTCCAGCTGATGCGCGGCCATGGCTCGGGCGACAGCCGCGAGCAGGAAATCTCCAGCATCTCGCGCTCGCTCAAAGGCCTGGCCAAAGAGATCAACGTGCCGGTGGTGGCGTTGTCGCAGCTCAACCGCCAGGTCGAGCAGCGCGGCGACAAACGGCCGGTGATGGCCGATCTGCGCGAATCGGGCGCGATCGAGCAGGACGCTGACGTGATTGCGTTCCTCTATCGCCCGATCGTTTACGACAAGAACGCCGAGGATCGCGCCGCGGAGGTCATCATCGCCAAGCAACGCAACGGCCCGATCGGGACGGCGCCGCTGACTTTCATGTCCGAGTACACCCGATTTGAGAACCGTGCCGAGGATGATGTCAGCTTCGGCACCGACGCGGAGGAGCTGTAA
- the metG gene encoding methionine--tRNA ligase subunit beta, which translates to MISIDDFAKLDLRVATIVSAEPHPQADRLLVLQIDLGGESRQLVAGIRAHYAPEELIGKQIVMIANLEPATLRGLRSEGMLLAASDAEGRLAVVAPQRPVAAGSRVK; encoded by the coding sequence ATGATCTCCATCGACGACTTCGCCAAGCTCGACCTGCGGGTGGCCACCATCGTCAGCGCCGAGCCGCATCCGCAGGCCGACCGCTTGCTGGTGCTGCAGATCGACCTCGGCGGCGAGAGCCGCCAACTGGTAGCGGGTATTCGCGCGCACTACGCCCCCGAGGAACTAATCGGGAAACAGATCGTGATGATCGCAAACTTAGAGCCCGCCACGCTGCGCGGCCTGCGCAGCGAGGGCATGTTGCTGGCCGCCTCGGACGCCGAAGGGCGCTTGGCGGTAGTGGCTCCGCAACGCCCCGTGGCGGCAGGCTCGCGGGTGAAATAG